TATTTGCACAGGAAAGTCACCCGTTACCAATGCAATTTATGCAAATTCAATTCATTGACAGTGCAAGCCTGTATTCTTGCCTGTAGAGTTTTGGACTTGATGaaatggtaatttttttttaacctgcCAGCAGTTTAAAAACTGTTTTTAATGATAGGTTATGTTATTAAGAATGTTAAGTGATTTTTGTATGAACTTTTAAACATGGATTTTTTTCGACTTTGTAGGTATAatgaaaaaacacaataatactGCACTGGACTGGACAATATGATATCAGATGCCATAACAGAAACTGAGGCCCAAAGCCATGGCTATACAACAAATCATAAGTGTGATGAGCATCTCTTGAAGCAGATAGCAATTCATTCATTTGTGGACACTAAAATTGTTTCGAAAATGGAAAAACCAGGTTCATTGATTCAAGTTATTGAAAAATTGAGCAAGATAGTGGAGAAGGGAGGATCAAAGCAGTGTTCCTTGACTGGTCAAAAGAGGTCTTATATTAGTACTTCTGGTACAAACAGTGCAATAATTGAGCAGACAGACAGCTATGAGAGCACAGCCAAAAAAGTTATTAATTTAAACCAGGAAAAGGATAACATCTCAATTAGGCAAACTTATTTTAAAACAGAAGATCTGCCTCAGAGTTGTAATGGCCTTGATCTGAGCACCCTTGATTCTGCAGGTAAATCAAAAGCTTCAAAGAGCTTCTGTTGTACCCTGTGTAACTTTGTAACTGTTGTGCCAtctgtatattatatacatataCGTAGCCATAACAACATTGAAAGCTACACATGTGATCAGTGCAACTTTGCAACTACGGATTCTAAAGACTTTGTGGCGCACAAATATTTGCACAGGAAACTCACCCGTTACCAATGCAATTTATGCAAATTCAATTCATTGACTTTTTCACAGTTAAAagagcactttgaactacatggAAAATCAGGTGAAGTGGTATTGATGTGctctgtgtgttgttttgttTCCAAACAAcaagaggaacttgaagctcatATGTGGATGCACCTTGAGGATGCCCAGATACAAAGAAAACAGCAATTAGGGCCAAATGCCATAGATAGTGTGGACAGCAACAATGCAAAATCAAGAAATATTGGTTTTGACACTGAACCAGGCCCAAGAAAGTGGTACACTTATGACCAGTATGGCATGTATAGATGTTTGATTTGCAGTTATGCTTGTGACCGTCAGAGGATGTTAAAAACCCATGCATGGAAACATGCTGGTGAAGTAGATTGTTCTTATCCAATTTTTGAGGAATGTGAGACAGCTACCTCAGTAGTTCCTTCCACAGGTCTCACAACTCCTGAGGATGAATCAATAATTGTTTTCTCACCAGCTATCAAATCAGAAAGTGTGCACTGTGTTGGATCAAATCCACTGCAGTTTTGTACTCCTCCCTCAATCACTCTAATGGACACAGTGGACTGCAAAGCTTCACTGTCTGACACTGCTGTGAAAAATTCAGGCCTTACCCAGTCAAAGGCACCTGCTGATACTGTAGTAGAAATTGTTGAGGAGGGACCTCTGATGCTTGATTGTGAACAAGAAAGTATAGTCTCTGATAGCCTTCTTTCCTCTGCACAGAAGATCATCAATTGCAGTTCTAACAAGGCAGGACATGTCAATGTCATAGTAGAGCGTGTCCCAGGAGCTGGGGAGAGTGTTCCAGAAAAGCACTTTCTGATTACACCAGATATTGAAGCTGAAAAGAGGCTTATCTCTGAAAAATCTCACATGATCTATTGTGAGGATTCTTCAGATTTATATCAACAAGCTACCAATGCAGCTGAACTGGAAACAGCTGTCTTAAGATGGAATCCAGAAGAAAGTAATAATACTTTAAAATCTACTGAACCTGCAGCAGTTGATGAAAATGTACCCCCATCTAGAAGGAGAACTAATTCTGAATCTTTGAGGCTTCATTCATTGGCCGCTGAAGCTCTTGTTGCAATGCCAATGAGAGCACCAGAATTTACTCGAGCAAGTGTCAAAAATCCTGAGTCTGATGCAGAACAAAGAAGCATGGAAGTCAATTCTTCAGTTCCTCAACCTCACAATTACTCTAATGATCATACTAGTAATAACTTGCAACTTGATGAGACTAAGTCGGGTTTTTCTGAAGTACCAATCAGAATGGGCATCAGCATGTCACTACTCACTGTGATTGAAAAACTGAGAGAAAGAACAGACCAAAATGCTTCTGATGAAGATATCCTAAAAGAGTTGCAGGATAATGCACAATGCCAACCTTCAAGTGACCTGAGTTCACCAGGCAACTTAGTGGAGTATATACCAAACACAGAACGGCCTTACCGTTGTCGCTTGTGTCATTACAGCAGTGgcaataagggttacatcaaacAGCATTTAAGAGTTCATCGGCAAAGGCAGCCTTACCAGTGTCCAATCTGTGATCACATAGCCACTGATAGTAATAATCTGGAGAGTCATATGATAAACCATTGCAAGACTCGGATGTATCACTGCAAAAGATGCAGTGCAGCATTTTATTATAAGGTAAACATTCAGTGCAAAATTACTACTGTTTAAACATAATGTACTTCTGTACAGAAACTAAAATAAAAAAACACTTGTTAAAATAGCTTTGCACATTATATTACTGCAATATAATATGTTCTCAAATATATAAATCTGTAAAGTTCAGTTTATATTCTAATCATTTGTAAATTTGGGAGAAAATTTAAAGGTCACTATTGTTTGAAGAATGACCATAATAAGCAGAATTTAGGATATTTTTGAATTAACTGGCTTAATCAAGCTTTCTGAAAGCAATCTTGTTGACTGTTATGTAGAGAATTGTGGATTTAATCAGCACTGTAAAGTTGCTACAAGGTTTTTTGAACTTAAGTCTTTAAGGTTTGCTGACTAAGAATTTTAGTTTTCATTTGAACTAAAAATTTTAAGCACCTTGCTGATGATTCCTTACATTCTGGCCAAATGCATGCATTTCAAGACATTTTCTGTGTCTTCTGATAATAAACCATTGTAATACCTTCAGAGTTACTAAAATGCTTGAGTGTAGTGATGGATTACCACTTTTAGTTTTGTTGCCTTGTCAG
This sequence is a window from Hemitrygon akajei chromosome 17, sHemAka1.3, whole genome shotgun sequence. Protein-coding genes within it:
- the znf507 gene encoding zinc finger protein 507 isoform X1 encodes the protein MISDAITETEAQSHGYTTNHKCDEHLLKQIAIHSFVDTKIVSKMEKPGSLIQVIEKLSKIVEKGGSKQCSLTGQKRSYISTSGTNSAIIEQTDSYESTAKKVINLNQEKDNISIRQTYFKTEDLPQSCNGLDLSTLDSAGKSKASKSFCCTLCNFVTVVPSVYYIHIRSHNNIESYTCDQCNFATTDSKDFVAHKYLHRKLTRYQCNLCKFNSLTFSQLKEHFELHGKSGEVVLMCSVCCFVSKQQEELEAHMWMHLEDAQIQRKQQLGPNAIDSVDSNNAKSRNIGFDTEPGPRKWYTYDQYGMYRCLICSYACDRQRMLKTHAWKHAGEVDCSYPIFEECETATSVVPSTGLTTPEDESIIVFSPAIKSESVHCVGSNPLQFCTPPSITLMDTVDCKASLSDTAVKNSGLTQSKAPADTVVEIVEEGPLMLDCEQESIVSDSLLSSAQKIINCSSNKAGHVNVIVERVPGAGESVPEKHFLITPDIEAEKRLISEKSHMIYCEDSSDLYQQATNAAELETAVLRWNPEESNNTLKSTEPAAVDENVPPSRRRTNSESLRLHSLAAEALVAMPMRAPEFTRASVKNPESDAEQRSMEVNSSVPQPHNYSNDHTSNNLQLDETKSGFSEVPIRMGISMSLLTVIEKLRERTDQNASDEDILKELQDNAQCQPSSDLSSPGNLVEYIPNTERPYRCRLCHYSSGNKGYIKQHLRVHRQRQPYQCPICDHIATDSNNLESHMINHCKTRMYHCKRCSAAFYYKSQLRNHEREQHSLSDISSTNDENADFSREQKTGNTQDELHSPQKLYKCDVCDYTSSTYVGVRNHRRIHNTDKPYRCSSCDFATTNINSLKCHMKRHPQEQQTIQLLEQYKCSLCGYECSHPPSLKSHMWKHASDQNYNYEQVNKAINEAISQSSRSQEPQRKLSDEEVEEISPPPSIHPPINSDKLVTAPETGETRSPEKYQKLNSDVNVNNSAGKSESQTRSGTEYCVLLFCCCICGFESTSKELLMDHMKEHEGEIINIILNKDHCSQSE
- the znf507 gene encoding zinc finger protein 507 isoform X2; the encoded protein is MISDAITETEAQSHGYTTNHKCDEHLLKQIAIHSFVDTKIVSKMEKPGSLIQVIEKLSKIVEKGGSKQCSLTGQKRSYISTSGTNSAIIEQTDSYESTAKKVINLNQEKDNISIRQTYFKTEDLPQSCNGLDLSTLDSAGKSKASKSFCCTLCNFVTVVPSVYYIHIRSHNNIESYTCDQCNFATTDSKDFVAHKYLHRKLTRYQCNLCKFNSLTFSQLKEHFELHGKSGEVVLMCSVCCFVSKQQEELEAHMWMHLEDAQIQRKQQLGPNAIDSVDSNNAKSRNIGFDTEPGPRKWYTYDQYGMYRCLICSYACDRQRMLKTHAWKHAGEVDCSYPIFEECETATSVVPSTGLTTPEDESIIVFSPAIKSESVHCVGSNPLQFCTPPSITLMDTVDCKASLSDTAVKNSGLTQSKAPADTVVEIVEEGPLMLDCEQESIVSDSLLSSAQKIINCSSNKAGHVNVIVERVPGAGESVPEKHFLITPDIEAEKRLISEKSHMIYCEDSSDLYQQATNAAELETAVLRWNPEESNNTLKSTEPAAVDENVPPSRRRTNSESLRLHSLAAEALVAMPMRAPEFTRASVKNPESDAEQRSMEVNSSVPQPHNYSNDHTSNNLQLDETKSGFSEVPIRMGISMSLLTVIEKLRERTDQNASDEDILKELQDNAQCQPSSDLSSPGNLVEYIPNTERPYRCRLCHYSSGNKGYIKQHLRVHRQRQPYQCPICDHIATDSNNLESHMINHCKTRMYHCKRCSAAFYYKSQLRNHEREQHSLSDISSTNDENADFSREQKTGNTQDELHSPQKLYKCDVCDYTSSTYVGVRNHRRIHNTDKPYSYIFKTQVCF